From Lysobacter silvisoli, the proteins below share one genomic window:
- a CDS encoding VOC family protein, giving the protein MIDHLGLNVADYPRAKAFYTAVLATLGHGPVMEVTKEQSGGYEGCGFGPPQQPKFWIGTGAARTGGAHVCFTATSRAQVDAFHAAALANGARDNGAPGLRPHYHPNYYGAFAYDLDGHNIEAVCHLPQG; this is encoded by the coding sequence GTGATCGACCACCTGGGATTGAATGTCGCCGACTACCCGCGCGCCAAGGCCTTCTACACCGCGGTACTGGCCACGCTGGGCCACGGCCCGGTGATGGAGGTGACGAAGGAACAAAGCGGCGGCTACGAGGGCTGCGGCTTCGGCCCGCCGCAGCAGCCCAAGTTCTGGATCGGCACCGGCGCAGCGCGCACCGGCGGCGCGCACGTGTGCTTCACCGCCACCAGCCGCGCCCAGGTCGACGCTTTCCACGCCGCGGCGCTGGCCAACGGCGCGCGCGACAACGGCGCCCCCGGCCTGCGCCCGCACTACCACCCGAACTATTACGGCGCCTTCGCCTACGACCTGGACGGGCACAACATCGAAGCGGTGTGCCACTTGCCGCAAGGCTGA
- a CDS encoding enoyl-CoA hydratase-related protein, translated as MSHPLLSLREGPVARLRLNRPALHNAFDAVLIAALTGALDAVAQEDGVRVVVLEGDGASFSAGADLNWMRGMAAASQDANREDALALARLMRTLDELPKPTIARVHGAAFGGGVGLVACCDIAIGAPEAKFGLTESKLGLLPAVISPYVIEAIGARQARRWFATAEIFDAATALDIGLLHAVVPAQEIDAAVQRQIDLLLKAGPVAAAQAKTLVRRVAAHSDRDRHDADNADLIARLRVSAEGQEGLGAFLDKRKPAWIP; from the coding sequence TGAGCCTGCGCGAGGGCCCCGTGGCCCGCCTGCGCCTGAACCGCCCTGCCCTGCACAACGCCTTCGACGCGGTGCTGATCGCCGCCCTCACCGGTGCCCTGGACGCCGTGGCCCAGGAAGACGGCGTGCGCGTGGTGGTGCTGGAGGGCGACGGCGCCTCGTTCTCGGCCGGCGCCGACCTGAACTGGATGCGCGGCATGGCCGCAGCCAGCCAGGACGCCAACCGCGAGGACGCGCTGGCCCTGGCGCGGCTGATGCGCACCCTCGACGAGTTGCCCAAGCCGACCATCGCCCGCGTGCACGGCGCGGCGTTCGGCGGCGGCGTGGGCCTGGTGGCCTGCTGCGATATCGCCATCGGCGCGCCGGAGGCCAAGTTCGGCCTGACCGAAAGCAAGCTGGGCCTGTTGCCGGCGGTGATCTCGCCCTACGTGATCGAGGCCATCGGCGCGCGCCAGGCGCGGCGCTGGTTCGCCACCGCGGAAATTTTCGACGCCGCCACCGCCCTGGACATCGGCCTGCTGCACGCGGTGGTGCCGGCGCAGGAGATCGACGCGGCGGTGCAGCGCCAGATCGACCTGCTGCTCAAGGCCGGCCCGGTGGCCGCCGCCCAGGCCAAGACGCTGGTGCGGCGCGTGGCCGCGCACAGCGACCGCGACCGGCACGATGCGGACAACGCCGACCTGATCGCGCGCCTGCGCGTGTCGGCCGAAGGCCAGGAGGGCCTGGGCGCGTTCCTGGACAAGCGCAAGCCGGCCTGGATTCCCTGA